One window from the genome of Carnobacteriaceae bacterium zg-84 encodes:
- a CDS encoding peptidylprolyl isomerase has protein sequence MKKKWLVLTTAAAVVTLSACSNENIATTKAGNITKNELYDSMRTTAGKQALYSLLVQKIAVNSVKDKAAVTKQTDELIATRKQTAGGDAAFKKVLLQNGYDSEEAFKQTIYANYAVLQVVKEHVTPTDEELEKAYESWEPKVTASHILVKDEETAKKVLEELNNGGDWNALAKQYSTDKSNSEKGGSLGSFKPSAMVAEFATAVRDMKEGETSSTPVKTTFGYHIIKMESKPAKTTFDADKEKFKTEYIDDQASDKTTQQNVIEELLKDADIKISDVFLNEALSSLLQKPTANEQSVSQQGTTTESKK, from the coding sequence ATGAAGAAAAAATGGTTAGTTTTAACAACTGCCGCAGCAGTTGTTACATTATCTGCATGTTCAAACGAGAATATTGCAACAACAAAAGCAGGTAATATTACAAAAAATGAATTATACGATTCAATGCGTACAACAGCTGGTAAACAAGCACTATATAGTTTGCTTGTTCAAAAAATCGCTGTTAATTCAGTAAAAGATAAAGCCGCTGTCACAAAACAAACAGATGAGCTTATCGCTACTCGTAAACAAACTGCTGGTGGGGATGCAGCATTTAAAAAAGTATTATTACAAAATGGCTATGATTCAGAAGAAGCATTTAAACAAACTATCTATGCAAACTACGCTGTTTTACAAGTTGTAAAAGAACATGTTACACCAACAGATGAAGAATTAGAAAAAGCATATGAATCATGGGAACCAAAAGTAACAGCATCTCATATTTTAGTAAAAGATGAAGAAACAGCTAAAAAAGTACTTGAAGAATTAAACAATGGTGGCGATTGGAACGCTTTAGCGAAACAATACTCAACCGATAAAAGCAATAGTGAAAAAGGTGGTTCTTTAGGTTCATTTAAACCGAGCGCTATGGTTGCTGAATTTGCAACAGCTGTGAGAGATATGAAAGAAGGCGAAACATCTTCTACACCTGTTAAAACAACATTTGGTTACCACATTATTAAAATGGAATCAAAACCAGCTAAAACAACATTTGATGCTGATAAAGAAAAATTTAAAACAGAATATATTGATGACCAAGCATCTGATAAAACAACACAACAAAATGTCATTGAAGAATTGTTAAAAGATGCTGATATTAAAATCTCTGATGTCTTTTTAAATGAAGCATTAAGCTCACTTTTACAAAAACCAACAGCTAATGAACAATCTGTATCACAACAAGGAACAACAACTGAAAGTAAAAAATAA
- the eno gene encoding phosphopyruvate hydratase, with amino-acid sequence MPFITDILAREVLDSRGNPTVEVEVYTESGAFGRGMVPSGASTGEYEAIELRDGDKSRYLGKGVQKAVDNVNNVIAEALLGFDVRDQLAIDKTMIELDGTPNKEKLGANAILGVSIAVARAAADYLDVPLYQYLGGFNAKVLPTPMMNIVNGGSHSDAPIAFQEFMILPVGAPSFKEGLRWGAEIFHNLAKILKSRGLVTAVGDEGGFAPKFEGTEDAVETILEAIKAVGLEPGKDVFLGFDCASSEFYENGVYDYSKFEGSTGAKRTSEQQVDYLEELVNKYPIITIEDGMDENDWDGWKLLTERLGKRVQLVGDDLFVTNTKKLSEGIEKGIANSILIKVNQIGSLTETFEAIEMAKKAGYTAVISHRSGETEDSTIADISVAVNAGQIKTGSLSRTDRIAKYNQLLRIEDQLGDLAVYEGLKAFYNLKK; translated from the coding sequence ATGCCATTTATTACAGATATTTTAGCAAGAGAAGTGTTAGATTCACGTGGTAACCCAACAGTAGAGGTTGAAGTGTACACAGAAAGTGGAGCATTTGGTCGTGGTATGGTTCCATCTGGAGCATCAACAGGTGAATACGAAGCTATTGAATTACGTGACGGAGATAAATCTCGTTACTTAGGTAAAGGTGTTCAAAAAGCTGTTGATAATGTAAACAATGTCATTGCTGAAGCTTTATTAGGTTTTGACGTTCGTGATCAATTAGCTATTGATAAAACAATGATTGAATTAGACGGCACACCAAACAAAGAAAAATTAGGTGCTAACGCTATTTTAGGTGTATCTATTGCTGTTGCTCGTGCAGCTGCTGATTACTTAGATGTACCATTATACCAATACTTAGGCGGATTCAATGCAAAAGTATTGCCAACACCAATGATGAACATTGTAAATGGTGGTTCTCACTCAGATGCACCAATCGCTTTCCAAGAATTTATGATTTTACCAGTAGGGGCTCCATCATTTAAAGAAGGATTACGCTGGGGAGCAGAAATTTTCCATAACTTAGCTAAAATTTTAAAATCTCGTGGTTTAGTAACAGCTGTTGGTGATGAAGGTGGTTTCGCTCCTAAATTTGAAGGAACAGAAGATGCTGTTGAAACAATTTTAGAAGCAATTAAAGCTGTTGGTTTAGAACCAGGTAAAGATGTATTCTTAGGATTTGACTGTGCATCATCTGAATTCTATGAAAATGGTGTTTATGATTATTCTAAATTTGAAGGTTCAACAGGTGCAAAACGTACTTCTGAACAACAAGTTGACTACTTAGAAGAATTAGTAAACAAATACCCAATTATCACAATCGAAGACGGTATGGATGAAAACGACTGGGACGGTTGGAAATTATTAACAGAACGTTTAGGCAAACGTGTTCAATTAGTTGGGGATGATTTATTCGTAACAAATACGAAAAAATTATCTGAAGGTATCGAAAAAGGTATTGCTAACTCTATCTTAATCAAAGTAAATCAAATTGGTTCATTAACAGAAACATTTGAAGCAATTGAAATGGCTAAAAAAGCTGGCTATACAGCTGTTATCTCACATCGTTCAGGTGAAACTGAAGATTCAACAATCGCAGACATCTCAGTTGCTGTAAATGCAGGACAAATTAAAACAGGTTCATTAAGCCGTACAGACCGTATTGCAAAATACAACCAATTATTACGTATTGAAGATCAATTAGGCGATTTAGCTGTTTATGAAGGTCTAAAAGCATTTTATAATTTAAAAAAATAG
- a CDS encoding phosphoglycerate kinase, with translation MAKTIVSDLHVAGKKVLVRADFNVPMKDGVITNDNRIVQALPTIQYLIEKGAKVILFSHLGKVKTEEDKATKSLRPVATRLSELLNKDVTFVPETRGEVLENAINALQDGEVLVFENTRFEDIDGKKESKNDSELGQYWASLGDVFVNDAFGTAHRSHASNVGISTHLKTAAGFLMEKEIKFIGGAVDTPERPFVAILGGAKVSDKIGVIENLLDKADKVLIGGGMAYTFFKAQGREIGKSLLEEDRIELAKSILEKAGDKLVLPVDTTVAPDFSNDAPATIVASTEIPADQEGLDIGPKTVELFASYLKDAKTVVWNGPMGVFEFPNFAKGTVGVCQAIAELDNATTIIGGGDSAAAAIQLGFADKFTHISTGGGASLEYLEGKELPGVAAITEKKSSCGCGKKKA, from the coding sequence ATGGCAAAAACAATCGTATCAGATTTGCATGTAGCAGGTAAAAAAGTATTGGTTCGTGCAGACTTTAACGTTCCAATGAAAGACGGTGTTATCACAAATGATAACCGTATCGTTCAAGCATTACCAACTATTCAATATTTAATTGAAAAAGGTGCAAAAGTTATTCTATTTTCTCACTTAGGTAAAGTGAAGACAGAAGAAGACAAAGCAACAAAATCTTTACGTCCAGTAGCAACACGTTTATCAGAATTATTAAATAAAGATGTTACATTTGTTCCTGAAACAAGAGGAGAAGTTTTAGAAAATGCTATCAATGCTTTACAAGACGGAGAAGTTTTAGTATTTGAAAACACTCGTTTTGAAGATATTGACGGTAAAAAAGAATCTAAAAATGATTCTGAGTTAGGTCAATACTGGGCAAGTTTAGGTGACGTATTTGTTAACGATGCTTTTGGTACAGCACATCGTTCACATGCATCAAACGTTGGTATTTCAACACACTTGAAAACAGCAGCAGGTTTCTTAATGGAAAAAGAAATCAAATTTATTGGAGGTGCGGTAGATACACCAGAGCGTCCATTTGTGGCAATTTTAGGTGGTGCAAAAGTATCTGATAAAATTGGTGTTATTGAAAACTTGTTAGATAAAGCAGATAAAGTGCTTATCGGTGGCGGTATGGCTTATACATTCTTCAAAGCACAAGGTAGAGAAATTGGTAAATCTTTATTAGAAGAAGATCGTATTGAATTGGCAAAATCTATTTTAGAAAAAGCAGGTGACAAATTAGTGTTACCAGTTGACACAACAGTTGCACCAGACTTTAGCAATGATGCACCAGCAACCATTGTTGCATCTACTGAAATTCCAGCAGATCAAGAAGGGTTAGATATTGGACCGAAAACAGTTGAATTATTCGCTTCTTATTTAAAAGATGCAAAAACAGTTGTATGGAATGGACCTATGGGTGTATTCGAGTTCCCTAATTTTGCTAAAGGAACAGTTGGTGTGTGTCAAGCTATTGCTGAATTAGACAATGCAACAACCATTATCGGTGGAGGAGATTCAGCAGCTGCAGCTATTCAATTAGGTTTTGCTGATAAATTCACTCATATTTCAACAGGTGGCGGTGCCTCTCTTGAATACTTAGAAGGTAAGGAATTACCAGGTGTTGCTGCAATTACAGAGAAAAAATCAAGCTGTGGTTGTGGTAAAAAGAAAGCATAA
- a CDS encoding triose-phosphate isomerase: MRKPIIAGNWKMNKTVDEAVRFVEAVKDKLPSSDIVESVVGAPALLLNGVKFFSADSPLKVAAQNCFWKDEGAYTGETSPKALSAMGVDYVIIGHSERREYFHETDEEINLKAHAIFNNGMVPIICCGETLEQYEANQAEEVVSRQVSAALNGLTQEQVKQTVIAYEPIWAIGTGKSATQDDAQKMCKAVRSVVEKLFGQDAAEAVRVQYGGSVKPENIAEYMACPDVDGALVGGASLVPESFLALLEGVK, from the coding sequence ATGCGTAAACCAATTATTGCAGGAAACTGGAAAATGAACAAAACAGTGGATGAAGCGGTTCGTTTTGTTGAAGCTGTAAAAGATAAATTGCCTTCATCAGACATCGTTGAGTCTGTTGTTGGTGCACCAGCTTTATTATTAAATGGTGTGAAATTCTTTAGTGCAGACAGTCCATTAAAAGTAGCAGCTCAAAACTGTTTTTGGAAAGACGAAGGTGCGTATACAGGCGAAACAAGTCCAAAGGCATTATCAGCAATGGGCGTTGACTATGTCATTATTGGGCATTCTGAACGTCGTGAATATTTCCATGAAACAGATGAAGAAATTAACTTAAAAGCACATGCTATTTTTAATAATGGTATGGTACCAATTATTTGCTGTGGTGAAACATTAGAACAATATGAAGCAAACCAAGCTGAAGAAGTTGTATCTCGTCAAGTAAGTGCAGCTTTAAATGGTTTAACACAAGAACAAGTAAAACAAACAGTGATTGCTTATGAACCAATTTGGGCAATTGGAACTGGAAAATCTGCCACACAAGATGATGCACAAAAAATGTGTAAAGCTGTTCGTTCTGTTGTTGAAAAATTATTTGGTCAAGATGCAGCAGAAGCTGTTCGTGTCCAATATGGTGGTTCTGTAAAACCTGAAAATATTGCAGAATACATGGCATGTCCAGATGTTGACGGCGCATTAGTTGGTGGAGCATCGTTAGTTCCTGAATCATTTTTAGCGTTATTAGAAGGAGTAAAATAA
- the gap gene encoding type I glyceraldehyde-3-phosphate dehydrogenase, producing MTVKVGINGFGRIGRLAFRRIQEVEGIEVVAINDLTDAKTLAHLLKYDSTQGRFNAEVEVLDGAFRVNGKEVKVLANRNPEELPWGELGVDIVLECTGFFTSKVKAELHLQAGAKRVVISAPGGNDVPTVVFNVNHDILTGEETVISGASCTTNCLAPMAKVLQDKFGVVEGLMTTIHAYTGDQNTLDAPHGKGDLRRARAAAANIVPNTTGAAKAIGLVIPELNGKLDGAAQRVPVPTGSLTELVTVLEKTVTAEEINAAMKESANESYGYTEDPIVSTDIVGITYGSLFDATQTKVMTVGDKQLVKTVAWYDNEMSYTAQLVRTLEYFANLGK from the coding sequence ATGACAGTTAAAGTTGGTATCAATGGATTCGGACGTATCGGACGTTTAGCATTCCGCCGTATCCAAGAAGTAGAAGGAATTGAAGTGGTTGCAATCAACGACTTAACAGATGCTAAAACATTAGCACATTTGTTAAAATATGATTCAACACAAGGTCGTTTCAATGCCGAAGTAGAAGTATTAGATGGAGCATTCCGTGTAAATGGTAAAGAGGTTAAAGTTTTAGCAAACCGCAACCCTGAAGAATTACCATGGGGTGAATTAGGTGTTGACATCGTGTTAGAATGTACTGGTTTCTTCACATCTAAAGTAAAAGCTGAATTACACTTACAAGCAGGTGCAAAACGTGTTGTTATTTCTGCTCCTGGTGGTAATGATGTACCAACAGTTGTATTCAACGTTAACCATGACATTTTAACAGGTGAAGAAACAGTTATTTCTGGTGCTTCATGTACAACTAACTGTTTAGCGCCAATGGCTAAAGTGTTACAAGATAAATTTGGTGTTGTTGAAGGATTGATGACAACAATTCACGCTTATACAGGTGACCAAAACACATTAGATGCTCCACATGGTAAAGGTGACTTACGTCGTGCTCGTGCAGCAGCAGCAAACATTGTACCTAATACAACAGGTGCTGCTAAAGCAATCGGTTTAGTTATTCCAGAATTAAATGGTAAATTAGACGGTGCGGCTCAACGTGTTCCAGTGCCAACAGGATCATTAACAGAATTAGTAACAGTTTTAGAAAAAACTGTAACAGCTGAAGAAATCAACGCAGCGATGAAAGAATCAGCAAATGAATCTTATGGATACACAGAAGACCCAATCGTATCAACTGATATTGTTGGTATTACTTATGGTTCATTATTCGATGCAACACAAACTAAAGTTATGACAGTTGGTGACAAACAATTAGTAAAAACTGTTGCTTGGTATGACAACGAAATGTCTTATACAGCTCAATTAGTACGTACTTTAGAATACTTTGCAAACTTAGGTAAATAA
- the uvrC gene encoding excinuclease ABC subunit UvrC has translation MDYKKHIKEKLSLLPDLPGCYMMKDAFGEIIYIGKAKNLKNRVNSYFRGAHDGKTLLLVNDIRTFETIVTRTNKEALLLEINLIQKYQPKYNIKLKETTMYPYLKITKEKDPQMMITNHVEKDGGLYFGPYPNVGAANQTLQLLQKSYPLRRCSKQEKRACFYYHIHQCIGCCDHPVPKEEYDKRIKLIQRFLNGDVSQIKKELRMKMQEAAEELAFERAGDYRDQIHYIETTVEKQIILSKDYSNHDVFGYFIKNGLLSIQVFLLRQSSIIKREATIFECYGNPEDEVLSYILQFYLDKGHILPKEIIVPDTLDKDLLADTLGVKVITPKRNKKRSLLDLTIKNSEIAVNERIHLETLKDTRSIKAVDELAHYLGIQSANTIESFDHSNTQGTNPVSAMVVYKNGIPDKKAYRKFKIKTVVGSHEFATTQEVIRRRYSRLLKENKPMPDLILMDGGAIQVNAAKEVLEDELGLQIAIAGMVKNDKHQTASLIFGDDLHVVDLPIQSPAFRLIQRIQEEVHRFAITFHRQLRSKHSLSSQLDNIEGVGPKTKKKLLVHFRTLKELKEASLEDFKHLGISKNVANNLYHYFKSIDNG, from the coding sequence ATGGACTATAAAAAACACATTAAAGAAAAACTATCGTTACTACCAGATTTACCTGGATGCTATATGATGAAAGATGCATTCGGAGAGATTATTTATATTGGTAAAGCAAAAAATTTAAAAAATCGTGTCAATAGTTATTTTAGAGGTGCTCACGACGGAAAAACATTGCTTTTAGTCAATGATATTCGCACATTTGAAACTATTGTAACACGGACAAATAAAGAAGCTCTTTTACTCGAAATAAATTTAATTCAGAAATACCAACCAAAATATAATATTAAGTTAAAAGAAACAACGATGTATCCTTATTTAAAAATCACAAAGGAAAAAGACCCCCAGATGATGATTACAAATCATGTCGAAAAAGACGGCGGTTTATATTTTGGACCTTATCCAAATGTAGGAGCAGCAAATCAGACTTTACAATTACTACAAAAGAGCTATCCGTTGAGAAGATGCTCCAAACAAGAAAAAAGAGCCTGTTTTTATTACCACATCCATCAATGTATTGGTTGTTGTGACCACCCTGTCCCAAAAGAAGAATACGATAAACGCATTAAACTTATCCAACGCTTTCTAAACGGGGATGTATCACAAATCAAAAAAGAATTACGCATGAAAATGCAAGAAGCTGCTGAAGAACTTGCCTTTGAACGTGCTGGAGATTACCGAGATCAAATTCACTATATTGAAACAACTGTTGAAAAACAAATTATTTTGTCAAAAGACTATTCAAACCATGATGTTTTTGGGTATTTCATCAAAAATGGTCTTTTATCAATTCAAGTCTTTTTATTAAGACAATCAAGTATTATTAAACGTGAAGCTACCATTTTTGAGTGCTATGGTAACCCAGAAGACGAGGTATTATCTTATATCTTACAATTTTATCTCGATAAAGGACATATTTTACCAAAAGAAATTATTGTTCCAGACACTCTTGATAAAGACTTATTAGCTGATACACTCGGTGTCAAAGTCATCACACCAAAACGAAATAAAAAACGTAGTTTACTCGATTTAACGATTAAAAATAGTGAAATTGCTGTTAATGAACGCATTCATTTAGAAACATTGAAAGACACTAGAAGTATTAAAGCCGTAGATGAACTAGCGCATTATTTAGGTATCCAAAGTGCAAATACGATTGAATCATTTGACCATTCTAATACTCAAGGAACAAATCCTGTATCAGCCATGGTCGTTTATAAAAATGGTATCCCTGACAAAAAAGCTTATCGTAAGTTTAAAATTAAAACCGTAGTAGGAAGTCATGAATTTGCCACAACACAAGAAGTCATTAGAAGACGATACTCTCGTTTACTAAAAGAAAATAAACCTATGCCTGATTTAATTTTAATGGACGGTGGTGCTATTCAAGTAAATGCCGCTAAAGAAGTTTTAGAAGACGAATTAGGCTTACAGATTGCTATTGCTGGAATGGTAAAAAACGATAAACATCAGACAGCATCTTTAATTTTTGGAGATGATTTACACGTCGTTGATTTACCTATTCAAAGCCCAGCATTTAGACTAATCCAACGTATACAAGAAGAAGTCCATCGTTTTGCCATTACATTCCATAGACAATTACGAAGTAAACACTCTCTTTCATCACAATTAGACAATATTGAGGGAGTTGGACCAAAAACAAAGAAAAAATTACTAGTGCATTTTAGAACATTAAAAGAGTTAAAAGAAGCTTCTCTTGAAGATTTCAAACATCTTGGTATATCAAAAAATGTAGCGAATAATCTTTATCATTATTTTAAATCTATTGATAATGGATAA
- a CDS encoding 2,3-bisphosphoglycerate-independent phosphoglycerate mutase: protein MTKSPVALIILDGFANREEEFGNAVKAAHKPNFDRYYAQFPHNQLAASGEDVGLPDGQMGNSEVGHLNIGAGRIVYQSLTRINISIREGAFYDIPELVKAVKTAKEKGTALHLMGLVSDGGVHSHYEHLFALLRLAKQYELEKVYVHGFLDGRDVAPSSALDFVKHTQTVFEEVGVGQFSTISGRYYAMDRDKRWERVELAYDAMVRGKGPKFSSAVEGIEASYHSEVYDEFVVPFVVVDKEDNPVATIQSEDSVIFFNFRPDRAIQLGTALTNPTFNGFDRGDNAPTHLNFVTFTLYSDDVLAEIAFKKEDLKNTIGEVLSNAGKKQLRIAETEKYPHVTFFMSGGRHEEFEGESRILIPSPKVATYDLKPEMSAYEVKDALVEAINKDELDAIILNFANPDMVGHSGMLEPTVKAIEAVDECLGEVVDLILSKGGYAIITADHGNSDEVLTLDGKPMTAHTTNPVPVIVTKQGVTLRDGGRLADLAPTMLDLLNIEKPVEMTGESLIKK from the coding sequence ATGACAAAATCTCCAGTAGCTTTAATTATTTTAGATGGTTTTGCAAACCGTGAAGAAGAATTTGGAAATGCTGTAAAAGCAGCACATAAACCTAATTTTGATCGTTACTACGCTCAATTTCCACATAATCAATTAGCTGCAAGTGGAGAAGATGTAGGTTTACCTGACGGACAAATGGGAAATTCTGAAGTAGGACATTTGAATATTGGTGCAGGACGTATTGTTTATCAGTCTTTAACACGTATCAATATTTCAATTCGTGAAGGTGCTTTTTACGATATTCCTGAACTCGTAAAAGCTGTTAAAACGGCAAAAGAAAAAGGAACAGCATTACATTTAATGGGATTAGTGTCAGACGGTGGTGTGCATTCTCATTATGAACATTTATTTGCATTATTACGTTTAGCTAAACAGTACGAATTAGAAAAAGTATATGTTCATGGATTTTTAGACGGTCGTGATGTAGCTCCTTCTTCAGCATTAGATTTTGTAAAACATACACAAACCGTTTTTGAAGAAGTTGGTGTTGGACAATTCTCAACGATTTCTGGACGTTATTACGCAATGGATCGTGATAAACGTTGGGAACGTGTTGAATTAGCATACGATGCTATGGTTCGTGGAAAAGGTCCTAAATTTTCAAGTGCTGTTGAAGGTATTGAAGCTTCTTATCATTCAGAAGTATACGATGAATTTGTTGTTCCATTTGTCGTTGTAGATAAAGAAGATAATCCTGTTGCAACAATCCAATCAGAAGATTCAGTGATTTTCTTTAACTTTAGACCAGATAGAGCTATTCAATTAGGAACAGCTTTAACAAATCCTACATTTAATGGATTTGATAGAGGAGATAATGCTCCAACACATTTAAACTTTGTAACATTTACACTTTATAGTGATGATGTTCTAGCAGAGATTGCATTCAAAAAAGAAGATTTAAAAAATACAATCGGTGAAGTATTATCTAATGCAGGAAAAAAACAATTACGTATTGCTGAAACAGAGAAATATCCACACGTTACATTCTTTATGAGTGGTGGACGTCACGAGGAGTTTGAGGGAGAAAGTCGTATTTTGATTCCTTCTCCAAAGGTTGCGACGTATGACTTGAAACCAGAAATGAGTGCCTATGAAGTGAAAGATGCATTAGTTGAAGCAATCAACAAAGATGAATTAGATGCGATTATTTTAAACTTTGCGAATCCAGATATGGTTGGGCATTCAGGTATGTTAGAACCAACAGTCAAAGCCATTGAAGCAGTAGATGAGTGCTTAGGTGAAGTGGTTGATTTGATTTTATCTAAAGGTGGTTATGCGATTATTACAGCAGACCATGGAAACTCTGATGAAGTATTAACATTAGATGGAAAACCAATGACAGCACATACGACAAATCCTGTTCCTGTTATTGTGACAAAACAAGGTGTAACATTACGTGACGGTGGTCGTTTAGCCGATTTAGCGCCAACAATGTTAGACTTATTAAACATTGAAAAACCTGTGGAAATGACAGGTGAAAGTTTAATTAAAAAATAA
- a CDS encoding GNAT family N-acetyltransferase — protein MHKHIFMHLSENSVETSRYIYEQNERYSERYDSNVLYYKVMPTLEELKEDIAFVKEKQANYQSEYVHLSFPENECLPEDIEKVLKEWSFDLSTEVLMCLNEEKANFTKSCTFNVTIEKLTEKWLEIYFKKYDEETIQYGNLYREQAKQYIQDILQKGDILLAVDKDTIIGDVILHYQKDFIEIDNFQVDEAYQRQGVGTLLQKAVLHKKLSNQKLVLIAEQGSDAHMMYQHQGYEEIGFYIEGYFIA, from the coding sequence ATGCACAAACATATATTCATGCACCTATCTGAAAATAGTGTAGAAACAAGTCGATATATTTATGAACAAAATGAACGTTATTCAGAAAGATACGATAGTAATGTACTTTATTATAAAGTGATGCCTACTTTAGAAGAATTAAAAGAAGATATAGCTTTTGTAAAGGAAAAGCAAGCAAATTATCAATCGGAGTATGTTCATTTAAGTTTTCCTGAAAATGAATGTTTACCAGAAGATATAGAGAAAGTCTTGAAAGAGTGGTCATTTGATCTATCTACCGAAGTGTTGATGTGCTTAAATGAAGAAAAAGCTAATTTTACAAAATCGTGCACGTTTAATGTAACGATTGAAAAATTAACAGAAAAGTGGTTAGAGATATATTTTAAAAAATATGATGAAGAAACAATCCAGTATGGAAACTTATATCGTGAACAAGCAAAACAATATATTCAAGATATTTTACAAAAAGGAGATATATTACTAGCTGTTGATAAAGATACTATTATTGGTGATGTAATTTTGCACTATCAAAAAGATTTTATTGAAATTGATAATTTTCAAGTTGATGAAGCGTATCAACGTCAAGGGGTAGGTACTTTGTTACAAAAAGCGGTGTTACATAAAAAATTATCTAATCAAAAATTAGTTTTGATTGCAGAGCAGGGAAGTGATGCTCATATGATGTATCAACATCAAGGGTATGAAGAAATAGGTTTTTATATTGAAGGTTATTTTATAGCATAG
- a CDS encoding NAD(P)H-dependent oxidoreductase, which translates to MKTLVVIGHPKPNESHVNVFLKESVAQIEEVIWHVLANRQIDVEQERALLKSVDRIILQFPIYWYSCPSLLKEWIDTVFSFQMHELEGKEFGIVALMGGAQKQYQAGGKEMYTVSEMLRPFEMLARHLKMTYLPPLSIHQFSYMSEQEKQALLVEYMHYTSAIYPMTFQEQGKWYVHTLKKIVHEEIQTVIDVIEHNQEELEELQELLKEMM; encoded by the coding sequence TTGAAAACACTAGTGGTTATTGGACATCCAAAACCAAATGAATCACACGTAAATGTTTTTTTGAAAGAAAGTGTGGCACAGATTGAAGAGGTTATATGGCATGTGTTAGCCAATCGTCAGATTGATGTTGAACAAGAAAGAGCGTTATTAAAAAGTGTAGATAGAATTATTTTACAGTTTCCTATATATTGGTATAGTTGTCCTTCCCTATTAAAAGAATGGATAGATACTGTTTTTTCGTTTCAAATGCACGAACTAGAAGGGAAAGAATTTGGAATTGTTGCTTTAATGGGTGGGGCACAAAAACAATATCAAGCCGGTGGAAAAGAAATGTATACTGTCTCAGAAATGCTAAGACCGTTTGAAATGCTAGCAAGACATTTAAAAATGACGTATTTACCACCATTATCCATACATCAATTTTCTTATATGAGTGAACAGGAAAAGCAAGCGTTATTAGTAGAGTATATGCATTATACGAGTGCAATATATCCAATGACGTTTCAAGAACAAGGAAAATGGTATGTGCATACGTTGAAAAAAATAGTACATGAAGAGATACAGACCGTTATTGATGTGATTGAACATAATCAAGAAGAATTGGAAGAATTACAAGAATTGTTAAAGGAAATGATGTAA